The proteins below come from a single Pirellulales bacterium genomic window:
- a CDS encoding aldo/keto reductase: protein MSYQPAESRYSSMRYNRCGRSGLKLPAVSLGLWHNFGGVDDFDNARKALLRAFDLGITHFDLANNYGPPPGSAESNFGKILNSELRAHRDEIIISTKAGYTMWPGPYGDWGTRKYLISSLDQSLKRLGLPYVDIFYHHRPDPSTPLEETMGALDHIVRSGRALYVGVSNYKPTEMREALKILSSLGTPCIIHQPKYNMFERWVEDELLDLLAAEGVGCIAFSPLAQGLLSDKYLGGIPAGSRASKPHGFLKPEHLTDEKLSKGRALNDIAQKRGQTLAQLALAWVLRDPAMTSAVIGASRVEHIEAAVAALDHLNFTDQELSTIDNILRR, encoded by the coding sequence ATGAGTTACCAACCCGCCGAATCTCGTTACTCAAGCATGCGCTACAACCGCTGCGGACGCAGCGGGCTGAAGCTGCCCGCGGTGTCGCTGGGATTGTGGCACAACTTTGGCGGTGTGGACGACTTTGACAACGCCCGGAAGGCGCTGTTACGGGCGTTTGATTTGGGCATTACGCATTTCGATTTGGCGAACAATTACGGGCCGCCCCCCGGCTCGGCGGAAAGTAACTTTGGGAAAATACTGAACAGCGAGTTGAGGGCGCACCGAGATGAGATCATCATTTCCACGAAGGCCGGGTACACGATGTGGCCCGGGCCGTACGGCGATTGGGGCACGCGGAAGTATTTGATTTCCAGTTTGGATCAAAGCTTGAAGCGGCTGGGGCTGCCGTATGTCGACATTTTCTATCATCACCGGCCCGACCCAAGCACACCGCTGGAGGAGACGATGGGAGCGCTGGATCACATTGTTCGCAGCGGCCGGGCGCTATACGTGGGAGTATCGAATTACAAGCCGACCGAGATGCGCGAGGCTTTGAAAATTTTGAGTTCGCTGGGCACGCCGTGCATCATTCACCAACCAAAGTACAACATGTTTGAGCGGTGGGTGGAAGATGAACTGTTAGATTTGCTGGCGGCCGAAGGGGTGGGCTGCATCGCCTTTTCGCCGCTGGCGCAGGGATTGTTGAGCGATAAGTATTTGGGCGGCATTCCCGCGGGTTCGCGAGCCAGCAAGCCGCACGGCTTTTTGAAGCCCGAGCACCTGACGGACGAAAAGTTATCGAAGGGTCGGGCATTGAACGACATCGCCCAAAAGCGCGGCCAAACATTGGCACAGCTGGCGCTAGCGTGGGTGCTGCGTGACCCGGCGATGACTTCGGCCGTGATTGGCGCCAGCCGAGTGGAGCACATCGAAGCGGCGGTCGCGGCACTCGATCATCTCAATTTCACCGACCAGGAACTTTCGACAATTGACAACATCCTTCGCCGGTAA
- a CDS encoding archease — MYEVFAHTADIGLRARAATLEELFCESATGLFALIVSNLDEVQAREEVQFTLTGRAAQYDFLLFDWLNELLYTFDSRRLVLSKFSVQLSSAGLQATAWGEPLDPARHQLEHEVKAITYHGLKVVSEGSSWLAEVIVDI; from the coding sequence ATGTACGAAGTTTTTGCACATACCGCCGATATTGGTCTGCGCGCTCGTGCCGCGACGCTAGAAGAGTTGTTCTGCGAGTCAGCCACGGGCTTGTTCGCGCTCATCGTTTCTAATCTCGACGAAGTGCAGGCCCGGGAAGAAGTACAGTTCACCCTGACAGGCCGGGCCGCGCAGTACGATTTCCTGCTGTTCGATTGGCTCAACGAACTGCTGTACACGTTCGACTCGCGGCGGCTGGTGCTTTCCAAGTTCTCTGTGCAACTTTCGTCCGCCGGTCTGCAGGCCACAGCCTGGGGGGAACCGCTTGATCCGGCGCGGCACCAACTGGAGCACGAGGTCAAAGCCATCACTTACCACGGGCTGAAAGTTGTGTCCGAGGGAAGCAGTTGGCTGGCTGAAGTGATCGTCGATATTTGA
- a CDS encoding glycoside hydrolase family 28 protein, translating to MPPATADKWPVNVNPALPNIPDRTFNLQDFGAVGDGKTWNTKTFEDAIAKVKESGGGRLVVPKGVYRTMPFTLCSQLDLHLEEDAVIQAPDTFADYDIPEPETLTSQAEVREKVKVPPPLISGKDLHDVALTGTGVIDGSGAIWWAWTERATRTQPGRLVYPRPKLISINGCERLHVAGITIRNSPNFHLVPIKVTDLLIENVKVQSPATAQNTDAIDPSNCSNVLIRNCEIDVGDDNIVIKSGGHDILIEDCRILHGHGISIGSGTTDGVRNMLVRRCTMEHTDNGIRIKSMRGAGGPVEHIRYEDIDMKDVHYAFVFDLLYMDDNRPNFRGEKNKIPSLHDIEVCNVNVESAQDAGRIWGLPESPIRGITFRNVQITAKTDFTQKDAQDIVFENVTRHIKTADRNAHESSDDQPATTQPAK from the coding sequence GTGCCGCCTGCCACCGCCGACAAGTGGCCGGTCAACGTGAATCCGGCCCTGCCCAACATTCCCGATCGCACGTTTAATCTGCAAGATTTTGGCGCCGTTGGCGACGGAAAAACGTGGAACACCAAAACATTTGAAGACGCTATCGCCAAAGTGAAAGAATCCGGCGGCGGCCGCTTGGTGGTGCCCAAAGGGGTTTATCGCACCATGCCGTTCACGCTGTGCAGCCAGTTAGATTTGCACCTCGAAGAAGATGCGGTCATCCAAGCGCCCGACACCTTTGCCGATTACGACATTCCCGAGCCTGAAACGCTGACCAGCCAGGCGGAAGTGCGGGAAAAAGTGAAAGTGCCGCCGCCGCTCATCTCCGGGAAAGATTTGCACGACGTGGCGCTGACCGGCACGGGCGTCATCGACGGATCGGGAGCCATTTGGTGGGCCTGGACCGAACGGGCCACGCGAACTCAGCCGGGCCGCCTGGTTTATCCGCGGCCCAAATTGATTTCGATCAACGGCTGCGAGCGGCTGCACGTGGCTGGCATTACCATTCGCAACTCGCCGAATTTTCATCTCGTGCCTATCAAAGTGACCGATTTGCTGATCGAGAACGTGAAAGTGCAATCGCCGGCCACGGCACAAAACACCGACGCCATCGATCCTTCCAATTGCAGCAACGTGCTCATTCGGAATTGCGAAATTGACGTGGGAGACGACAACATTGTCATCAAAAGCGGCGGGCATGATATTTTGATTGAAGATTGCCGCATTTTGCACGGACATGGCATTTCCATCGGCAGTGGCACGACCGACGGCGTTCGCAACATGCTGGTGCGCCGCTGCACGATGGAGCACACCGACAACGGCATTCGTATTAAATCGATGCGCGGAGCGGGTGGACCGGTGGAGCACATTCGTTACGAAGACATTGACATGAAAGACGTGCACTACGCCTTCGTGTTCGACCTGTTGTACATGGACGACAACCGGCCGAACTTCCGCGGCGAGAAGAACAAAATTCCCAGCCTGCACGATATCGAAGTCTGCAACGTGAATGTCGAAAGCGCCCAAGACGCAGGCCGCATTTGGGGACTGCCGGAAAGCCCCATCCGCGGCATCACTTTCCGCAACGTGCAAATTACAGCCAAGACCGATTTCACGCAGAAAGACGCCCAGGACATTGTGTTTGAGAATGTAACCCGGCACATTAAAACCGCCGACAGAAACGCTCACGAATCGAGCGACGATCAACCGGCCACGACACAGCCCGCCAAGTAA
- a CDS encoding GNAT family N-acetyltransferase, with the protein MAAPHLVRFDSLSAWRASAEQWDDLWQRTEGVLPTGSSALIFDWLEQFAPQAKCVALAVEQDGELVAALPLMQRRMARTINVGALPCNTWCWAGDLLLDLTCDVTGALALLAAEIRRLPWPLLRFDAVPIEAPRWQHLLAALDAAGLGHAESECHRFGTVEIVNKLNRNWDAYEAAWSGNHRRHMRKAFRRAEEAGGVELDLRRPHSSSELEALLNEGFEVEHRSWKGQEGSSVLANPAMRSFYLRQAARLAQWGSLELAFLRYQGKAIAFEYGWAVHGVYYTPKVGFDDEFAQFSPGQLLRYLLLKDFFSRADRWTVDFLGPLSDATARWATNTYPISRLMIETGKASGKALLGAYRHVIQPVRKIQRRKQSERQLKIVEIKSKPAAVDATGPLPAVAAEV; encoded by the coding sequence ATGGCCGCACCGCATTTGGTTCGCTTCGATTCGCTTTCCGCCTGGCGTGCCAGCGCCGAGCAATGGGACGATTTATGGCAGCGAACGGAAGGCGTGCTTCCCACGGGGAGCAGCGCTTTAATTTTCGACTGGCTGGAGCAATTCGCGCCGCAAGCAAAGTGCGTGGCCTTGGCGGTGGAGCAAGATGGCGAATTGGTGGCCGCGTTGCCGCTGATGCAGCGCCGGATGGCACGGACGATAAACGTGGGAGCGCTGCCGTGCAATACTTGGTGCTGGGCCGGCGATTTGCTGCTGGATTTAACCTGCGATGTGACCGGCGCACTGGCGCTATTGGCGGCGGAAATTCGTCGCTTGCCGTGGCCCCTCTTACGCTTCGACGCGGTGCCTATCGAAGCGCCGCGCTGGCAACATTTGCTAGCGGCGCTGGATGCGGCCGGCTTAGGCCATGCAGAATCGGAATGCCACCGCTTCGGCACGGTCGAAATTGTCAATAAGCTCAATCGTAATTGGGATGCTTACGAAGCGGCGTGGAGCGGCAACCATCGTCGCCACATGCGCAAGGCCTTCCGGCGGGCGGAAGAAGCCGGCGGCGTGGAATTGGATTTGCGCCGGCCCCATTCGTCGTCGGAACTAGAAGCGTTGCTAAATGAAGGCTTCGAGGTGGAACACCGGAGTTGGAAAGGCCAGGAAGGCAGCTCTGTGCTGGCCAATCCGGCGATGCGCAGCTTCTATCTGCGTCAGGCTGCCCGCTTAGCACAATGGGGCTCTTTGGAATTGGCCTTTTTGCGCTATCAAGGCAAAGCCATCGCCTTTGAATATGGTTGGGCGGTGCATGGCGTGTACTACACGCCCAAGGTCGGCTTCGATGACGAGTTCGCACAATTTTCTCCCGGCCAATTGCTGCGATATTTGCTGCTGAAAGACTTTTTTTCGCGGGCTGACCGCTGGACCGTCGATTTTCTGGGGCCCTTGTCCGATGCCACGGCCCGCTGGGCGACCAACACGTACCCCATCAGCCGGTTAATGATCGAAACGGGAAAAGCCTCGGGAAAAGCCCTGCTGGGCGCGTATCGTCACGTGATCCAACCGGTGCGGAAAATTCAGCGCCGCAAGCAGAGCGAAAGACAGTTAAAAATTGTCGAAATCAAATCGAAGCCCGCTGCGGTAGATGCCACTGGACCCTTGCCGGCGGTCGCGGCCGAAGTTTAG
- a CDS encoding dockerin type I repeat-containing protein produces MRCSFYLMLAAAIVCLAWPAPARAVYDVSPRLIDFPTGDRLATYGYDDAGDTGGGNPIYLTTNPNRVFSYFFGDFSDPYFDEDPGTHALATTSGYTPSNLPTGSWMSFDVMSDLQYWSGNGPVSFGNVPAGETLQMYLPGSLPGQKLGSVTIGTGAGFQAGFPIQNIDANGGMHKHMWTELQAGTNSTPADGIYLFEMRDKLLESDEQTPYPGVAPSLPFFVLFDNNESLATFQEAQNWVTANLVPFGDFNRDGKVDAADIPVMESALTNLGAYQSANHLTTFELLAFGDINSDGKITNADMQALLDLFNTGQAIALIPEPASLVLLAVGGIILGLSHPRFKLTRCLVFHEIFLPPDSTSQADFN; encoded by the coding sequence ATGCGATGTTCTTTTTACTTGATGCTGGCTGCCGCAATTGTGTGTTTAGCTTGGCCGGCGCCTGCGCGCGCAGTGTACGATGTTTCGCCCCGGCTCATTGATTTTCCCACGGGAGATCGATTGGCAACTTACGGCTATGACGATGCCGGCGACACCGGTGGCGGCAATCCGATTTACTTGACAACCAATCCCAACCGCGTGTTTTCCTATTTCTTCGGCGATTTCAGCGATCCGTACTTTGACGAAGATCCTGGCACGCACGCATTGGCCACCACCAGCGGATATACTCCCAGCAATCTGCCAACGGGGAGCTGGATGTCGTTTGATGTAATGAGCGACTTGCAATACTGGAGCGGCAACGGTCCTGTTTCGTTCGGCAACGTGCCCGCCGGCGAAACGCTACAGATGTACTTGCCCGGTTCGCTGCCGGGGCAAAAACTGGGTTCGGTTACGATTGGAACCGGCGCCGGATTTCAAGCGGGCTTTCCCATTCAGAATATCGATGCCAACGGCGGCATGCACAAGCACATGTGGACGGAACTGCAAGCAGGCACAAATTCTACACCTGCCGACGGCATTTATCTGTTTGAGATGCGCGACAAATTATTGGAATCGGACGAACAAACGCCGTATCCGGGCGTGGCGCCATCGTTGCCGTTTTTTGTGCTGTTTGACAACAACGAAAGCCTGGCGACATTTCAGGAGGCCCAAAATTGGGTGACGGCCAATTTGGTTCCGTTCGGCGATTTCAATCGCGATGGGAAAGTCGACGCCGCGGATATTCCGGTGATGGAAAGCGCTCTGACAAACTTGGGGGCTTATCAGTCAGCCAACCATTTAACCACTTTCGAACTGCTGGCCTTCGGCGACATCAACAGCGATGGTAAAATTACGAATGCCGACATGCAGGCTTTGCTGGATTTATTCAATACCGGTCAAGCGATCGCGCTGATACCGGAGCCGGCTTCGCTGGTCCTCTTGGCAGTCGGAGGCATAATTCTTGGTCTAAGCCATCCTCGATTCAAACTGACCCGCTGCCTAGTTTTCCACGAAATTTTTTTGCCGCCCGATTCGACATCGCAGGCGGATTTCAACTAA
- a CDS encoding DUF1559 domain-containing protein — protein sequence MNAQLPARGSARLGFTLVELLVVIAIIGILIALLLPAVQSTREAARRAQCSSNMRQVGLAMRQFCDVHHGQWPLETGSAGVNSDPTTGLYTNCWIYTITPFMEDVDAIRICPDDPNGDARRAAKMTSYVLNDYLSTEAPPGQQFLNAWKLKASSKTIVMFEASNANAVDLTKDHIDCYKWLLKSTILQGQVWDKITGDVQVDRHGGMNYLPLNNNDPRRIGGGGANYLYADGHVDFVSEVQVFTWANSLFNFAIPPDN from the coding sequence ATGAATGCGCAACTTCCTGCGCGTGGTTCTGCGCGGCTGGGCTTCACGCTGGTCGAATTGTTGGTGGTGATTGCCATCATCGGCATCTTGATTGCGCTGTTGCTGCCGGCCGTGCAGTCTACCCGTGAGGCCGCCCGAAGGGCGCAATGTTCCAGCAACATGCGGCAGGTGGGCTTGGCCATGCGCCAATTTTGCGATGTGCATCACGGCCAGTGGCCTTTGGAAACCGGCTCGGCAGGGGTCAATTCCGACCCCACGACGGGCTTGTACACGAACTGCTGGATTTACACGATCACGCCGTTCATGGAGGACGTGGATGCTATCCGCATTTGTCCAGACGATCCCAACGGAGATGCCCGCCGCGCCGCAAAGATGACCAGCTACGTGCTAAACGATTACCTGTCGACCGAGGCGCCGCCAGGGCAGCAATTCCTGAACGCCTGGAAGCTGAAGGCGAGCTCGAAGACGATTGTGATGTTCGAAGCCTCGAACGCCAATGCGGTCGATCTGACGAAGGATCACATCGATTGCTACAAGTGGCTCCTCAAGTCGACGATTTTGCAAGGACAAGTTTGGGACAAGATCACTGGCGATGTGCAGGTGGATCGGCACGGCGGCATGAATTATTTGCCGCTCAATAATAACGATCCGCGGCGCATCGGCGGCGGCGGAGCGAACTATCTGTATGCCGATGGCCATGTGGATTTTGTGAGCGAAGTTCAGGTTTTCACCTGGGCCAATTCGCTCTTTAACTTCGCCATCCCCCCGGACAATTGA
- a CDS encoding HAD family phosphatase, whose amino-acid sequence MPSSQRFQAVVFDLDGLLFNTEELYNFVGVELLGRRGKDFPPELLQQIMGRPQPVALQLMIDWHALDATVEILLAETEVVFAEILDERLEFMPGAKALLAALETAGIPKAIATSSGRKFTRNILGRFQLEPRFAFVLTCENVTHGKPHPEIYLQAAQQFGIPPAEMMVFEDSQNGCRAAVAAGAFAVAVPNGPSAQHDFTGAALIADSLTDPRIYTALQISPSQQ is encoded by the coding sequence ATGCCTTCTAGCCAACGATTTCAAGCCGTCGTGTTCGATTTGGACGGCCTGCTGTTCAACACGGAAGAACTGTACAACTTTGTGGGTGTGGAATTGCTGGGGCGGCGTGGGAAGGATTTTCCGCCGGAGCTCCTGCAGCAAATTATGGGTCGTCCGCAGCCGGTGGCTTTGCAGTTGATGATCGATTGGCACGCACTGGATGCCACGGTCGAGATTTTGTTGGCCGAAACCGAAGTTGTGTTTGCAGAAATTCTGGACGAGCGGCTGGAATTCATGCCCGGCGCCAAAGCATTGCTGGCGGCGCTGGAAACGGCCGGCATACCCAAAGCCATCGCCACCAGCAGCGGGCGGAAGTTCACCCGCAACATTTTAGGCCGATTTCAATTGGAGCCGCGCTTTGCGTTCGTTTTGACGTGCGAAAACGTCACGCACGGCAAGCCCCATCCGGAAATTTATTTGCAAGCAGCGCAGCAATTCGGCATTCCGCCGGCGGAGATGATGGTGTTTGAAGACAGCCAAAACGGTTGCCGCGCTGCCGTCGCCGCTGGCGCGTTTGCCGTCGCGGTACCCAACGGCCCCAGTGCTCAGCACGATTTTACCGGCGCCGCATTGATTGCCGATTCGCTGACCGATCCGCGAATTTACACGGCCCTGCAGATCTCACCGTCCCAACAGTAA